From the Sphingomonas aliaeris genome, one window contains:
- a CDS encoding Crp/Fnr family transcriptional regulator — protein MNRLAKLGDDDNYALACLQFLPETIRANRYLVREGDRVDRCCIVVEGYACRDKLVRKGERQIVSFHMRGDLLDLQHSLLPIADHNLTAITDVTVGWIAGETLLELAQKHPRIAQAFMKDSLIDASISREWVLNVGRRDAKTRVAHMICEFVTRRQNLGIASEAPVSLPFTQQQIGDATGLTAVHVNRMLRALREEGAFDHGDRFLKIADWQKLRAIGEFNPAYLHQAA, from the coding sequence ATGAACCGCTTGGCCAAACTGGGCGATGACGATAACTACGCCCTGGCCTGTCTTCAATTTCTGCCAGAAACGATCCGCGCTAATCGCTATCTGGTTCGCGAAGGCGATCGGGTAGATCGCTGCTGTATCGTGGTGGAAGGATATGCATGCCGGGACAAGCTGGTCCGCAAAGGTGAGCGGCAGATTGTATCCTTTCACATGCGGGGTGACCTGCTCGACCTTCAGCACTCCCTGCTTCCGATTGCGGACCATAATCTGACAGCGATCACGGATGTGACAGTCGGCTGGATTGCAGGGGAAACGTTGCTCGAACTGGCACAAAAGCATCCCCGCATCGCTCAAGCGTTCATGAAAGACTCGCTTATTGATGCCTCGATTTCTCGAGAGTGGGTTCTAAATGTTGGACGGCGTGACGCAAAGACACGTGTGGCACACATGATCTGCGAGTTCGTAACCCGGCGGCAAAACCTGGGGATAGCATCCGAGGCCCCGGTGTCCCTTCCATTCACGCAGCAGCAAATTGGTGATGCGACCGGTCTGACGGCGGTGCATGTAAACCGGATGCTGCGAGCGTTAAGAGAAGAGGGGGCTTTCGACCACGGCGATAGGTTCCTCAAAATCGCTGACTGGCAAAAGCTGCGGGCCATCGGCGAATTCAATCCAGCCTATCTCCATCAGGCGGCGTAA
- a CDS encoding Crp/Fnr family transcriptional regulator: MPSNDNDAFSQFIRKLDQLGTLNESDRAAVRSLPFQSQAVPRHYLIVREGEQATDCCILLSGYACRHKTTQSGGRQIVSFHVPGDILDLQHLLLDRADHSVQSITEVRIAVIPAAHIKRLAETHPAIADALWRDSLIEASIFREWVLNVGRRDAKQRVAHMLCEFASRRENAGQGSPERFEFPMSQEQIADATGLTPVHVNRMLAALDKDGVIVRNNREVEITDWTRMQQIADFNPAYLHAAA, from the coding sequence ATGCCCAGCAACGACAATGACGCCTTTTCGCAGTTCATCCGGAAGCTGGATCAGCTTGGAACCCTCAATGAGTCGGATCGCGCAGCAGTTCGATCGCTTCCCTTCCAGTCACAGGCGGTACCACGGCATTACCTGATCGTGCGCGAAGGCGAGCAAGCTACCGATTGTTGCATACTGCTCAGCGGGTATGCGTGCCGGCACAAGACCACGCAGTCGGGTGGGCGGCAAATTGTGTCATTCCACGTCCCCGGCGACATCCTCGATCTTCAGCATCTTCTGCTCGACCGTGCCGATCATAGCGTCCAGTCGATCACCGAGGTGCGGATCGCTGTGATACCGGCAGCCCACATAAAACGTCTGGCAGAAACGCATCCTGCTATCGCGGACGCCTTGTGGCGCGATAGCCTCATCGAAGCGTCGATCTTTCGAGAGTGGGTGCTGAACGTAGGACGGAGAGATGCCAAGCAACGCGTCGCGCATATGCTGTGCGAGTTTGCTTCCCGTCGGGAAAATGCCGGTCAGGGATCGCCCGAACGCTTCGAGTTTCCAATGTCGCAAGAGCAGATAGCGGACGCGACCGGCCTGACGCCTGTGCACGTCAATCGCATGCTGGCGGCGCTCGACAAGGATGGGGTGATTGTCCGTAACAATCGCGAAGTTGAGATTACCGACTGGACGCGCATGCAACAGATCGCCGACTTCAATCCAGCATACCTACACGCGGCGGCCTAA
- a CDS encoding DUF6894 family protein codes for MHLHDGVDRLLDEEGLVLSTDEVAQAALDAARDCIAGDVRKGRIDMRSRIDVEDHGGAIVHTLQFGDAVTIIQG; via the coding sequence ATGCACTTACACGATGGGGTCGACCGACTGTTGGACGAAGAAGGTCTTGTGCTTTCGACGGACGAAGTGGCCCAGGCCGCGCTTGACGCCGCGCGGGATTGCATCGCTGGCGACGTTCGAAAGGGAAGGATTGATATGCGATCACGCATTGATGTCGAAGATCATGGCGGCGCTATCGTGCACACGCTCCAGTTCGGCGATGCTGTTACCATAATTCAAGGATAG
- a CDS encoding Crp/Fnr family transcriptional regulator: MSDFASPVESLVRKLASRHRLEPVDRAAIMTLPYKQRTYKRGSHLLRESDPKRTVVRFLQSGLAYRHKITSSGARQIFGFLLSGDTLDFQHILLNRADHNVQAATAVEVVEVERLPLEKLAFSHPAIGRALWLDSLVTASILQEWLLNVGRRDARSRVAHFLCEFTIRMDEIGMSRNGQYEFRITQEHVADATGLTAVHVNRMLRSLMADKAIAYEKPFFTVIDRKRLWSAAGFNTLYLHLDQTETRLGSPGQ, from the coding sequence ATGTCTGACTTCGCGTCGCCGGTTGAGTCCCTAGTACGTAAACTTGCCTCTCGCCATCGCCTGGAGCCTGTTGATCGGGCGGCGATAATGACCCTGCCCTACAAACAGCGAACGTATAAGCGAGGTTCGCATCTGCTCCGCGAAAGCGATCCAAAGCGCACTGTGGTGCGGTTTCTGCAATCCGGGTTGGCATACCGGCATAAAATTACGTCAAGCGGCGCCCGTCAGATCTTTGGATTCCTGCTGTCGGGAGACACGCTCGACTTTCAGCATATCCTGTTGAACCGCGCAGATCACAACGTTCAAGCGGCGACCGCCGTCGAAGTGGTTGAAGTCGAACGACTTCCGCTCGAGAAGCTTGCGTTTTCGCACCCCGCAATAGGCCGCGCCTTATGGTTGGATAGCCTTGTCACTGCCTCTATCCTCCAAGAATGGTTGTTAAATGTCGGGCGCCGCGATGCGAGGAGCCGCGTTGCCCATTTCCTGTGCGAGTTCACCATCCGGATGGACGAGATAGGTATGAGCAGAAACGGGCAATACGAATTCCGGATCACGCAAGAACATGTTGCCGATGCAACGGGTCTGACCGCGGTACATGTCAATCGGATGCTGAGATCGTTGATGGCCGATAAGGCAATTGCCTACGAGAAGCCGTTTTTCACTGTCATTGATCGAAAGCGGCTTTGGTCTGCCGCTGGTTTCAACACCCTTTATCTCCATCTGGATCAAACGGAGACGAGGCTCGGTAGTCCCGGCCAGTGA